One part of the Vicia villosa cultivar HV-30 ecotype Madison, WI linkage group LG6, Vvil1.0, whole genome shotgun sequence genome encodes these proteins:
- the LOC131611370 gene encoding heat shock cognate 70 kDa protein-like, translating into MAKKYEGVAIGIDLGTTYSCVGVWQEQNNRVEIIHNDQGNKTTPSCVAFTNTHRLIGEAAKNQASSNPTNTVFDAKRLIGRKYSDSVIQNDILLWPFKVIAGDNDKPLILVNYQGKEKQLVAEEISAMILTQMREIAGAFLESPVKNAVITVPAYFNDSQRRATKDAGDIAGLNVIRIINEPTAAALAYGLQKRGNCVEERTIFTFDLGGGTFDVSLLTIKNNSFEVKATAGDTHLGGEDFDNRMVNHFVKEFKRKNKVDISGNSKALRRLRTACERAKRTLSYDTDATIDIDAICEGIDFCSSITRAKFEQLNMDLFEKCMETVESCLADAKMDKSSVDDIVLVGGSSRIPKVKQLLQDFFNGKELCKSINPDEAVAYGAAVQAALLSEGLKNVPNLGLQDVTPLSLGTKVKGNIMNVLIPKNSSIPVKRKRVYYTCKDDQASVTIDVYEGERVVANENNLLGLFYLSVRHAPSGLPIQVCFDIDGDGILTVSAEEETSGNKKDITITNENGRLSREEIERMIQEAENFKDQDMKFKKKVKAINALDDYLYKVGKILKDKSVTSLLTSVDKVLIDSVMIKAKGLIDGSKQQEDTYIFVDFLKELKRVFESAMNKVNKGYSDEESDYDS; encoded by the exons ATGGCAAAAAAGTACGAAGGAGTTGCTATAGGAATTGACCTAGGCACAACTTACTCATGTGTTGGAGTGTGGCAGGAACAAAACAACCGTGTTGAAATCATACACAACGATCAAGGAAACAAAACAACACCTTCTTGTGTTGCTTTTACCAACACTCATAGATTGATTGGTGAGGCTGCTAAAAATCAAGCTTCCTCTAACCCAACCAACACTGTCTTTG ATGCTAAGAGGTTGATTGGAAGAAAATATAGTGATTCTGTTATTCAAAATGATATTCTACTGTGGCCCTTTAAGGTCATTGCCGGGGATAACGACAAACCATTGATCCTTGTGAACTATCAGGGTAAGGAAAAACAACTTGTTGCTGAGGAAATATCAGCCATGATTCTCACACAGATGCGAGAGATTGCGGGAGCATTTTTGGAATCACCTGTTAAGAATGCAGTGATTACGGTACCTGCTTATTTTAATGATTCACAGCGTAGAGCCACCAAAGATGCGGGTGATATTGCTGGTCTCAATGTAATAAGGATAATCAATGAGCCAACTGCGGCAGCTCTTGCATATGGACTTCAAAAGAGAGGTAATTGTGTTGAAGAGAGAACTATTTTCACCTTTGATCTTGGTGGTGGAACTTTTGATGTGTCTCTCCTCACAATTAAGAATAATTCCTTTGAGGTCAAGGCGACTGCTGGTGACACTCACCTCGGAGGAGAGGACTTTGATAATCGAATGGTGAATCACTTTGTGAAGGAGTTTAAGAGGAAGAACAAAGTTGACATTAGTGGGAACTCAAAAGCCTTGAGGAGATTGAGAACTGCGTGCGAGAGGGCCAAAAGAACACTTTCGTACGATACTGATGCAACAATTGACATAGATGCTATATGTGAAGGTATTGACTTCTGTTCATCAATCACTCGGGCCAAGTTTGAGCAACTGAATATGGACCTCTTTGAAAAATGTATGGAGACCGTTGAAAGTTGTCTTGCTGATGCTAAGATGGACAAGAGTAGTGTTGATGACATTGTCCTTGTTGGTGGCTCTTCTAGGATTCCCAAAGTGAAGCAACTATTGCAGGACTTTTTCAACGGGAAGGAACTATGCAAGAGCATCAACCCTGATGAGGCTGTTGCTTATGGTGCAGCTGTCCAAGCTGCTTTGCTGAGTGAAGGTTTAAAGAATGTTCCAAACTTGGGTTTGCAAGATGTTACACCTTTGTCTCTTGGTACAAAAGTAAAAGGAAATATCATGAATGTATTGATTCCGAAGAATTCTAGCATTCCTGTAAAGAGGAAACGCGTATACTACACATGTAAAGATGACCAAGCCAGTGTCACAATCGATGTTTACGAGGGTGAGAGAGTGGTTGCAAATGAGAACAACTTGCTTGGTTTGTTTTATCTTTCAGTCCGCCATGCACCTAGTGGCCTTCCTATTCAAGTATGCTTTGATATAGATGGCGATGGTATATTAACCGTGTCTGCAGAGGAAGAAACGAGTGGCAATAAGAAAGATATTACAATAACAAATGAAAATGGAAGATTATCAAGGGAAGAAATTGAGAGAATGATCCAGGAAGCTGAGAATTTCAAGGATCAAGatatgaagttcaagaagaaagttaaagcaatcaatgctttggATGACTATCTTTATAAAGTGGGGAAAATATTGAAGGATAAAAGTGTTACTTCCTTGCTGACATCTGTCGACAAAGTTTTGATCGATTCTGTAATGATAAAGGCCAAAGGCTTGATTGATGGCAGCAAACAGCAGGAAGATACTTATATTTTTGTAGAC TTTTTGAAGGAGCTTAAGAGAGTTTTTGAATCTGCTATGAACAAGGTCAATAAAGGTTACTCAGACGAGGAAAGTGATTACGATTcttaa